In Bdellovibrionales bacterium, the following proteins share a genomic window:
- the pdxH gene encoding pyridoxamine 5'-phosphate oxidase, with protein MKHELDIHQKDPWKLFQRWYNNASGNAVTGFSDRILYPFRLLMKKAYPPFLLHGGDAMVLSTASKDGQPSARVVLYKGIWEEGVVFYTNYNSRKAKELAANQRAALVFHWALPERQVRFEGFIEKVSNEMSDHYWASRPRGSQIGGWASEQSEAIADRAELLLKVKAIEEKFRGQSVPRPPHWGGFVLKASSIEFWEACLARLHRRRKYEKRNGVWESSLLAP; from the coding sequence ATGAAACATGAGTTAGATATTCATCAAAAGGATCCATGGAAATTGTTTCAGCGTTGGTACAACAATGCTTCTGGAAATGCAGTGACCGGTTTTTCAGATCGAATCCTGTATCCGTTCAGGCTGCTGATGAAAAAGGCCTACCCTCCTTTTCTGTTGCATGGAGGAGATGCGATGGTGCTTTCGACAGCCTCAAAAGATGGTCAGCCTTCGGCTCGTGTTGTGCTTTACAAGGGGATATGGGAAGAGGGAGTTGTTTTTTACACGAATTACAATAGCCGCAAAGCAAAAGAACTCGCAGCGAACCAGAGAGCAGCCTTGGTATTTCATTGGGCACTCCCGGAGCGTCAGGTCCGATTTGAAGGCTTTATCGAGAAGGTCTCAAATGAAATGTCAGATCATTATTGGGCTTCTCGCCCTCGCGGAAGTCAGATTGGAGGTTGGGCCTCAGAGCAGAGTGAGGCGATCGCCGACCGTGCGGAACTTCTCTTGAAAGTGAAGGCGATTGAGGAAAAATTTCGAGGTCAGTCAGTACCTAGGCCTCCTCATTGGGGAGGTTTTGTCTTAAAAGCCTCGTCAATTGAATTTTGGGAAGCCTGTCTTGCACGGTTGCATCGGAGAAGAAAATACGAAAAACGGAATGGAGTTTGGGAGTCGTCTCTTTTGGCGCCCTGA
- a CDS encoding chloride channel protein — translation MILRIKKKLKLPDFSELRELLLHLVQNRPYLQGVPYWTGGAIVGVIAVLYSGAFAWCIQISRVIFQTHPFWLFIVSPVCFFLATWVVEKFGPAAGGTGVPRVIHVLNLNPISQKIEINKNLNMKIAGVVAISSLLGVLGAGSLGREGPMIHMSACLFYFIGRQFHRLWPYTEHRSWIVAGGAAGVAAAFNAPMAGVVFVLEELAHQHFHQFKTVVISSAIVGGMMSQWLSGKYLYFGYPKIDYVPFSSVLWAMLLGILCGLLAFPFHKMLQINWREKFPNYLNTRLKFSIVTGICVAAIAIFIDSGSIGGGISVIEDLLIKGKHATWELIVARFFGTVISHLSGCAGGFLAPSLGLGAAIGSMLATIASYPNHELLVLVGMSAFLSAIVRAPFTAWVIVMEMTDRHQAIFPLMVASLISHGTLVFIMDQKIQKNNSTPSST, via the coding sequence ATGATTTTAAGAATCAAGAAAAAACTCAAGCTACCTGATTTCTCAGAGTTGAGAGAGCTCTTACTTCACCTTGTCCAGAATCGTCCCTATCTACAAGGCGTCCCCTATTGGACGGGTGGTGCCATTGTCGGTGTCATTGCTGTTCTCTATTCTGGTGCCTTTGCATGGTGCATCCAAATTTCCAGAGTTATTTTTCAAACTCATCCCTTTTGGCTGTTTATTGTTTCTCCAGTTTGTTTTTTTCTTGCAACTTGGGTCGTTGAAAAATTTGGACCAGCCGCTGGAGGCACGGGAGTTCCGAGAGTTATTCATGTCCTTAATCTCAATCCAATTTCTCAGAAAATTGAGATTAACAAAAATTTGAATATGAAAATTGCCGGAGTCGTAGCCATCAGTTCTCTCCTAGGAGTACTGGGTGCTGGATCATTGGGCCGGGAGGGACCAATGATCCACATGTCCGCTTGTCTATTTTATTTTATAGGTCGGCAATTTCACCGTTTGTGGCCATATACTGAACACAGGTCCTGGATAGTTGCAGGAGGAGCCGCTGGTGTTGCGGCAGCATTTAACGCTCCTATGGCTGGAGTTGTTTTTGTTCTCGAAGAACTGGCCCATCAGCATTTTCACCAATTTAAGACCGTCGTCATTTCTTCAGCCATTGTCGGCGGCATGATGTCGCAGTGGTTATCTGGAAAATATCTTTATTTTGGTTATCCAAAAATTGACTATGTCCCCTTTAGCTCAGTACTTTGGGCCATGCTCTTGGGAATACTCTGCGGTCTCCTCGCCTTTCCTTTTCATAAAATGCTTCAAATAAACTGGCGAGAGAAATTTCCTAACTATCTTAATACTCGTTTGAAGTTCTCAATTGTAACTGGAATCTGTGTCGCTGCTATCGCTATCTTTATTGATTCTGGTTCGATCGGTGGAGGTATCTCAGTCATTGAAGATTTGCTGATAAAAGGAAAACACGCAACTTGGGAGCTAATTGTTGCCCGATTTTTTGGAACCGTGATTTCTCACTTAAGCGGATGTGCCGGAGGATTTTTGGCTCCATCATTAGGTCTTGGAGCCGCTATTGGATCTATGCTCGCAACAATTGCTTCCTATCCCAATCATGAACTGCTTGTCCTGGTAGGGATGTCCGCATTTCTAAGCGCAATCGTTCGAGCTCCCTTCACCGCTTGGGTCATCGTAATGGAAATGACAGATCGTCACCAAGCCATTTTTCCCCTCATGGTTGCCTCTCTAATCAGTCATGGAACATTGGTGTTCATCATGGATCAAAAAATACAAAAAAATAATAGCACTCCATCGTCAACCTAA
- a CDS encoding alkaline phosphatase D family protein — translation MLRQKSQKLTYHQTSGVVSPSPSATLQATTYELESSPWVVDHIETRLEKNPTYLEIKDSEGQTMDRRQIGQVDLNKSTFKLAITSCMNDRFDKEQEQIWKDLAKDRPEYLFMIGDNVYATTILGPLEKSVDKSRLWDRYVQTRRSLAVFYLDELIPTLAQWDDHDYGTNDGDKTNPYRREAMEVFEAFYPQKAVKGIFTRGPANSFVFDAFQARFYFLDNRSEREPNGSDPGKYAHFGEKQETWLFQSLKSRSIPSWLFMGDQFFGGYHRFESFEGNHAKSFKHFMGILQGIRQPVVFVSGDRHLTEISKIGPPDLGYETYELTSSPVHAKTHPSGWEVRPNRRQLVGADLKINYMIVEGSHSTRSLAMKVTAKSKLQEILFSKDLLIKRSN, via the coding sequence GTGCTTCGGCAAAAATCACAAAAGCTGACTTACCATCAGACATCGGGCGTCGTCTCTCCATCACCCTCTGCCACCCTTCAGGCTACCACTTATGAACTCGAAAGTTCCCCCTGGGTTGTCGATCATATCGAGACAAGATTGGAAAAGAATCCGACCTATCTCGAAATTAAGGATTCCGAGGGCCAGACAATGGATCGCAGGCAAATAGGTCAAGTTGATCTTAATAAAAGCACCTTTAAATTGGCTATCACATCCTGCATGAATGATAGGTTCGATAAGGAACAAGAGCAAATCTGGAAGGATCTCGCTAAGGACAGGCCAGAATATCTATTCATGATTGGAGATAACGTTTATGCCACGACAATTTTAGGACCGCTTGAAAAATCAGTTGATAAATCCCGCCTTTGGGATCGATACGTTCAAACACGGAGATCGCTAGCCGTTTTCTACCTTGATGAACTCATCCCAACTCTCGCACAATGGGATGATCACGATTACGGGACGAATGACGGAGACAAAACAAATCCTTACCGTCGAGAGGCAATGGAAGTTTTCGAGGCCTTTTATCCGCAAAAAGCAGTAAAAGGCATTTTCACCAGAGGACCTGCCAATTCCTTTGTATTTGATGCTTTCCAAGCGCGTTTTTATTTTTTGGATAACCGATCGGAAAGGGAACCGAATGGCAGCGACCCCGGAAAATATGCCCATTTTGGAGAGAAACAAGAAACCTGGCTATTTCAGAGTCTTAAATCTCGCTCAATTCCCTCTTGGCTCTTCATGGGTGATCAATTTTTTGGGGGCTACCATCGGTTTGAATCCTTCGAGGGCAATCATGCAAAAAGTTTCAAACATTTCATGGGGATTCTCCAAGGGATTCGACAGCCCGTGGTCTTTGTATCGGGAGATCGACATTTGACGGAAATCAGCAAGATAGGACCGCCAGACCTCGGTTATGAAACCTATGAACTGACATCAAGCCCTGTTCATGCAAAAACACATCCCTCGGGATGGGAAGTCAGGCCTAACCGCAGACAATTGGTGGGCGCTGATTTAAAAATTAATTACATGATTGTAGAAGGGTCCCATTCCACCCGCAGTCTAGCAATGAAAGTGACTGCGAAATCAAAACTTCAAGAGATTCTCTTCAGCAAAGATCTCCTCATCAAAAGGAGCAATTAA
- a CDS encoding ribonuclease H-like domain-containing protein produces the protein MLILGLDLETTGLNPDTDEIIELGAVIWDTQRQMPIKMYSEMVIAEKPLSAEITSLTGITDQDLTEWGVSPQEALINLESMARKCSSIVAHNGKEFDQLFIARYLKLYPEVQIDLPWIDTLTDLPYSGDLKTRKLSYLAAEHGFLNPFAHRSLFDVLTMMKIFSQYPIEEIINISRSPMVRVVAHVSFEERDKAKAMGFRWDPTRKEWFAGLREVQVKNTEYPFPTSCERA, from the coding sequence ATGCTCATCTTAGGATTGGACCTAGAAACAACAGGACTTAACCCCGACACAGACGAGATAATTGAACTCGGAGCGGTTATTTGGGATACTCAACGTCAGATGCCCATCAAAATGTATAGCGAGATGGTGATTGCAGAAAAACCGCTATCGGCTGAGATCACAAGTCTCACTGGCATCACAGATCAGGACCTGACAGAATGGGGAGTCAGCCCCCAAGAAGCTTTGATAAATCTAGAATCTATGGCAAGGAAATGTTCCTCAATCGTTGCGCATAACGGAAAAGAGTTCGACCAATTATTTATTGCTCGCTATCTAAAATTGTACCCCGAGGTCCAAATCGATCTGCCGTGGATCGACACTCTGACCGATTTGCCCTATTCTGGAGACTTGAAAACGAGAAAACTCTCTTACCTAGCCGCCGAACATGGATTTCTGAACCCTTTTGCTCACCGTTCTCTCTTTGATGTGCTCACTATGATGAAAATATTCTCGCAATATCCCATCGAAGAGATTATCAACATTTCCCGTTCTCCCATGGTTCGGGTGGTCGCTCATGTTTCGTTCGAAGAACGTGACAAAGCAAAGGCGATGGGATTTCGCTGGGATCCGACACGAAAGGAATGGTTCGCAGGCCTTCGTGAAGTTCAAGTAAAAAATACCGAATATCCCTTCCCAACCAGTTGTGAGCGAGCATGA
- a CDS encoding NAD(P)H-dependent oxidoreductase encodes MQYIISGTNRPHSNSFQVSKIIQNIQSELKENFEILDLSALDISSLNGTQYGGNIPPPISEWINKVSTARSLIFVVPEYNGSMPGILKYFVDHWKFPDSFEYRPVAFVGLGGRFGGLRAVEHLQQVFGYRNSYIFPERVFLINCHHIIKEGNIADPSIMDLLRHQALLFNRFVKALESQELDARSMHRQKIKT; translated from the coding sequence GTGCAATACATTATATCGGGAACGAACAGACCTCACTCCAATTCATTTCAAGTCTCTAAAATTATACAAAATATTCAATCTGAACTAAAAGAAAACTTTGAGATCCTTGATTTGAGTGCACTGGATATTTCGTCACTCAATGGCACTCAGTATGGCGGCAATATTCCGCCTCCGATCTCAGAATGGATAAATAAAGTTTCGACCGCCCGTTCTTTGATATTCGTCGTTCCTGAATACAATGGCTCCATGCCAGGAATCCTGAAGTATTTCGTAGATCATTGGAAATTTCCTGACTCCTTTGAATATCGACCTGTTGCCTTCGTTGGCCTGGGTGGAAGATTCGGGGGATTGAGAGCCGTCGAGCATCTGCAGCAGGTATTTGGTTATCGAAATTCCTATATTTTTCCTGAACGGGTTTTTCTCATTAACTGCCACCACATAATCAAGGAGGGAAACATCGCCGATCCAAGCATCATGGATCTTCTCAGGCACCAAGCTCTTCTATTTAATAGGTTTGTGAAGGCCCTTGAATCTCAAGAACTTGATGCACGATCAATGCATAGACAAAAAATCAAGACTTGA
- a CDS encoding vitamin B12-dependent ribonucleotide reductase gives MALKQEARAKREGTKVNTGGQTFQAYYVPNDQNPYNMVEWSKRSSKIKDAQGGSVFSMENIEVPESWSQLATDVAVSKYFRKAGVPGTGHETSIRQVVHRIVRTIRSSGEDFGGYFASKSDAEQFEKELAFILLNQIGAFNSPVWFNCGLHHEYGITGSGGNYAYNFKSERISEIANSYERPQCSACFIQSVEDDLMAIFNLAKQEARIFKYGSGTGTNFSKIRGRQETLSGGGLSSGLISFLEVLDRGAGATKSGGTTRRAAKMVCLDIDHPEIEDFINWKVNEERKVQTLVDGGYSSDFNGEAYKTVAGQNSNNSIRIPDQFIESVQKDDTWKTTARTSGETINTYRARELWRQIAYAAWKCADPGVQFDSTIQKWHTCPETDRINGSNPCSEYMFLDDSACNLASLNLEKFLLPDGSFNLEAYRHAVRILFTAQEILVDLSSYPTEKIALNSHDYRPLGLGYANLGTLLMIKGLPYDSPKGRAWAGVLTAIMTGEAYKTSAIIAGSKGAFNGYEKNEESMLRVIRQHGEKVAEIDSSSLPKGLIQAAHEAWSDAAELGRLYGFRNAQATVLAPTGTIGLLMDCDTTGVEPDFSLVKFKKLAGGGYFKIVNQSVPRALSSLGYEPDEIKAIIAYAVGHMTLYGSPHINAESLKAKGLTDDDLHKITKALPTCFDLHAAISPWVLGEESVKRLGIKPEQLSEGKQTILEALKFTPQQIREASSYICGQQTLEGAPLLKEEHLAVFDCANKCGPSGERFIEPMAHVRMMAAVQPFISGAISKTVNLPHECTVEEIEDIYEQSWKMGLKAVAVYRDGSKLSQPLQSKQEEASSDKAIYTEKDLQEAVATAISMASPRRRRLPQKRRGVTVEGRVGGHQIYIRTGEYDDGDLGEVFFDMHKEGATFRSLLNCFAISCSLGLQYGVPLEEYVDKFTFTRFEPQGMVDHPNIKQATSILDYVFRVIGMEYLGKTDFVHVKPAVEDLVINQNQMVNANEHETGHSGQQLSLSAEKAVVRNSESPSLSTIISTTSAPDNLDSHLSQMMGDAPMCTDCGHVTVRNGSCYRCLNCGSSIGCS, from the coding sequence CTGTCTTCTCTATGGAAAATATTGAGGTCCCTGAGTCTTGGTCGCAATTGGCTACCGATGTTGCCGTCAGTAAATATTTTCGCAAAGCGGGAGTACCAGGGACTGGACACGAGACTTCTATTCGTCAGGTGGTCCATCGTATCGTTCGCACAATTCGGTCTTCCGGTGAGGACTTCGGCGGTTATTTTGCGTCCAAGTCAGATGCAGAACAATTTGAAAAGGAATTGGCATTCATTCTTCTTAATCAGATAGGAGCCTTTAATAGCCCCGTATGGTTCAACTGCGGACTTCATCATGAATACGGCATCACTGGATCAGGTGGCAATTACGCTTACAATTTTAAATCAGAACGAATCAGTGAGATTGCCAATTCCTACGAGAGACCCCAATGTTCAGCTTGCTTCATTCAGAGTGTAGAAGACGACCTGATGGCTATTTTCAACTTAGCTAAACAAGAAGCGCGCATTTTCAAATATGGCTCCGGCACGGGAACAAATTTCTCTAAGATACGTGGCCGTCAGGAAACATTGTCCGGTGGAGGCTTAAGTTCAGGACTCATCAGCTTTCTTGAGGTGCTTGACCGTGGAGCTGGCGCAACAAAATCAGGTGGGACAACTCGAAGGGCCGCAAAGATGGTTTGCCTCGACATTGACCATCCCGAAATTGAGGACTTCATCAATTGGAAGGTCAACGAAGAAAGAAAAGTTCAGACTCTCGTCGATGGAGGATACAGTTCCGATTTTAATGGAGAAGCTTATAAAACTGTGGCCGGACAAAATTCTAACAACTCCATTCGAATCCCTGACCAATTTATTGAAAGTGTTCAAAAAGATGATACCTGGAAGACAACAGCTCGCACATCTGGTGAGACGATTAATACCTATCGCGCGCGTGAACTCTGGAGACAGATTGCTTATGCTGCTTGGAAGTGCGCTGACCCGGGAGTCCAATTTGATTCCACGATCCAAAAGTGGCACACATGCCCAGAAACAGATCGCATCAACGGCAGCAACCCTTGCTCGGAGTATATGTTTCTTGATGACTCCGCCTGCAATCTCGCTTCCTTAAATTTAGAAAAATTTCTATTGCCTGATGGCTCATTTAATCTGGAAGCTTATCGGCATGCCGTTCGAATTCTTTTTACGGCTCAAGAGATCCTCGTCGATTTATCAAGCTATCCAACAGAAAAAATCGCACTGAACAGTCATGACTATCGACCCCTGGGGCTCGGCTACGCCAATTTGGGAACACTTCTCATGATTAAAGGACTTCCCTATGACAGTCCAAAAGGGAGAGCCTGGGCGGGAGTTCTGACCGCTATTATGACAGGTGAAGCCTACAAAACTAGCGCTATCATTGCCGGTAGTAAGGGCGCCTTTAATGGGTATGAAAAAAATGAAGAATCCATGTTACGGGTCATCCGTCAACACGGAGAAAAAGTAGCCGAAATTGATTCGTCCTCACTTCCAAAGGGGCTTATACAGGCGGCACATGAAGCATGGAGCGATGCCGCTGAGTTGGGAAGACTTTACGGTTTTCGCAATGCTCAGGCGACTGTGTTGGCGCCAACCGGCACAATTGGTCTCTTGATGGACTGTGACACGACAGGGGTTGAACCCGATTTTTCTCTTGTGAAATTTAAAAAGCTTGCGGGAGGAGGGTACTTCAAAATTGTGAACCAATCGGTCCCTCGCGCGCTGTCTTCTCTGGGCTATGAACCCGACGAAATCAAAGCCATCATCGCTTATGCGGTTGGCCACATGACTCTCTATGGGTCTCCCCATATCAATGCTGAATCTCTGAAGGCAAAAGGCCTGACTGACGATGATCTTCATAAAATAACCAAGGCCTTACCAACTTGCTTTGACCTCCACGCGGCTATTTCGCCATGGGTGTTGGGAGAAGAGAGTGTAAAACGATTAGGTATCAAACCAGAACAGTTGAGTGAGGGGAAACAAACTATCCTTGAAGCACTCAAGTTCACTCCACAGCAGATAAGAGAAGCCAGCTCTTACATTTGTGGCCAGCAAACGCTTGAGGGAGCCCCTTTGCTAAAAGAGGAACATCTCGCTGTCTTTGATTGCGCCAACAAATGCGGACCAAGCGGAGAGCGTTTTATTGAGCCAATGGCTCACGTGCGAATGATGGCGGCCGTTCAACCTTTCATCAGTGGAGCCATCTCTAAAACCGTCAATCTCCCCCATGAATGTACGGTTGAAGAGATCGAAGATATTTATGAGCAGTCTTGGAAAATGGGATTAAAGGCCGTAGCGGTTTATCGGGATGGTTCAAAACTCAGTCAGCCATTACAAAGCAAACAGGAGGAGGCTTCCTCAGATAAAGCCATTTACACCGAAAAGGACCTCCAGGAAGCCGTTGCTACGGCCATCAGCATGGCCTCTCCGCGACGAAGGCGGCTTCCACAGAAGCGGCGAGGCGTAACTGTTGAAGGCCGAGTCGGCGGACACCAGATTTATATTCGCACGGGCGAGTATGATGATGGTGATTTGGGTGAGGTATTTTTTGATATGCACAAAGAGGGCGCCACATTCCGCAGTCTACTCAACTGTTTTGCCATATCCTGTTCGCTAGGCCTCCAGTATGGAGTGCCACTCGAAGAATATGTCGATAAATTTACTTTCACGCGATTTGAACCCCAGGGCATGGTCGACCATCCAAACATCAAGCAAGCCACAAGTATTTTGGACTATGTGTTCCGCGTGATCGGCATGGAGTATCTCGGAAAAACTGATTTCGTACATGTCAAACCTGCGGTAGAAGACTTAGTGATCAATCAAAACCAAATGGTCAATGCAAACGAACATGAAACAGGTCACTCGGGACAACAACTGTCTCTTTCGGCAGAAAAGGCTGTCGTGAGGAATTCAGAATCCCCAAGCCTCTCGACGATCATAAGCACAACGAGCGCACCAGATAACTTGGATTCTCATCTTTCACAAATGATGGGAGATGCTCCAATGTGTACGGATTGTGGACACGTAACAGTGAGAAATGGCAGCTGCTACAGATGCTTGAATTGCGGAAGCTCGATTGGGTGTTCATGA
- a CDS encoding helix-turn-helix transcriptional regulator: MELKSALHGPLGSYLKAKRIGCGLTQHDVSHRLGYTTPQFVSNFERGLCSPPLSALAVIVQLYKIDADELIEVILLHEEQILRQVLVGDKKRSSRKSRRA, from the coding sequence ATGGAACTAAAATCCGCCCTGCATGGCCCATTAGGAAGTTATTTGAAAGCCAAACGCATTGGCTGTGGGTTGACTCAACATGACGTATCACATCGACTTGGATATACGACGCCTCAATTTGTCTCAAATTTTGAGCGGGGACTGTGCTCTCCTCCCTTGAGTGCATTGGCAGTTATTGTTCAGCTCTACAAAATTGACGCGGATGAGTTGATCGAAGTTATTCTTCTTCACGAGGAGCAGATTCTTCGCCAGGTCCTCGTTGGTGACAAAAAGCGTTCTTCGCGAAAGTCGCGAAGAGCTTAA
- a CDS encoding ParA family protein — MNITSVINQKGGVAKTTTSLNVAAAWGAKGRKVLLIDLDPQSSATKAIFGDREFNHTIYDVLLSSVSPDKAIVHSVHFGVDVIPSDILLSGVDIQMAAHFGRESILKRRLESLRSRYDAILIDCSPSLGLLTVNALMASRDIIIPICPEYFSLKGIELILDTIRNLRSGLGYRVDVRGVVITRFRDRKIVREVIEEIRRHYGLKIFMNFVPDNIAVEEAHHLHLPVTKYAPKSKASLAYGSLAKEIWQ, encoded by the coding sequence ATGAATATTACTTCCGTTATCAACCAGAAGGGCGGGGTGGCGAAAACGACCACTTCTTTAAATGTGGCTGCGGCATGGGGGGCGAAAGGAAGGAAGGTCCTATTAATAGACTTGGATCCACAGTCCTCAGCGACCAAGGCCATTTTTGGTGATAGGGAGTTTAATCACACGATTTATGACGTGCTCCTCAGCAGCGTGTCCCCAGATAAAGCCATTGTTCATTCTGTTCACTTTGGCGTGGACGTGATTCCGTCAGACATTTTACTCAGCGGTGTTGATATTCAAATGGCTGCACATTTTGGGCGGGAATCCATATTGAAACGGAGATTGGAGTCCTTGCGGAGCCGTTATGATGCAATTCTGATAGATTGCTCGCCCTCGTTGGGTTTGTTAACTGTGAATGCACTGATGGCGTCTCGCGATATTATTATCCCTATTTGTCCTGAGTACTTCAGTCTAAAGGGCATTGAGTTGATCCTGGACACGATTCGAAATCTACGTTCAGGTTTAGGATATCGAGTCGATGTACGTGGGGTGGTCATCACCCGTTTTCGTGATCGAAAAATTGTTCGAGAAGTGATTGAAGAAATCCGTCGACACTATGGATTAAAGATTTTTATGAATTTTGTGCCAGACAACATTGCTGTCGAGGAGGCTCATCATCTTCACTTACCGGTAACTAAATATGCGCCCAAGTCGAAGGCCTCATTGGCTTATGGGTCATTAGCGAAGGAGATTTGGCAGTGA
- a CDS encoding DMT family transporter — MRILLLILATLIWGFGFVATKWTLLFFDPTWTNSLRFVLAAGIVLPVLVWKKRLKLSLPVGVCALLMLASLQMQTVGINSTTMTKSSFFTAFYAIFTPVLMKMIYKQKFRLGYWILLLCSLVGVGFLCELSLDGFNLGDGFILGSALLFALHILAIDKWAQEEHPVLFNFQQILYVGIMGLPFSFLSSGVPDMDSLWKWSALVPPGPMAGLIFLSLFSSIGAFSIQVYAQQTTRAHVVSLIFLTESVFGAFFGFWLYQEKLSVIGLVGAGLILLSVALVPLFTQFEKADIIALGPETENSGAV, encoded by the coding sequence ATGCGGATCTTGCTATTGATACTAGCGACTTTGATTTGGGGTTTTGGCTTTGTGGCGACAAAGTGGACTTTGCTCTTTTTTGATCCAACCTGGACAAATTCATTGAGATTTGTACTGGCTGCGGGAATTGTTTTGCCGGTTCTTGTTTGGAAGAAGAGACTCAAGCTATCTTTGCCTGTTGGAGTGTGTGCTTTGCTGATGCTCGCGAGTTTGCAAATGCAAACAGTGGGAATCAATTCTACAACGATGACAAAGAGTAGTTTTTTTACTGCGTTCTATGCCATTTTTACTCCTGTCTTGATGAAAATGATCTATAAACAGAAATTCAGATTAGGGTACTGGATTTTATTATTGTGTTCGTTGGTAGGCGTTGGATTTCTTTGTGAATTGAGTTTGGATGGATTCAATTTGGGAGATGGATTTATACTTGGAAGTGCTCTCTTGTTTGCCCTGCACATTCTAGCAATAGACAAATGGGCTCAAGAGGAGCATCCGGTCTTGTTTAATTTCCAACAGATCCTGTACGTCGGTATCATGGGTCTCCCTTTTTCGTTTCTGAGCTCGGGAGTTCCTGATATGGACTCTTTGTGGAAATGGAGTGCCTTGGTTCCACCGGGCCCCATGGCCGGGCTCATTTTTTTAAGTCTATTTTCAAGTATCGGGGCTTTCAGTATTCAGGTTTACGCACAACAGACGACTCGGGCTCATGTCGTGAGTCTTATCTTTCTGACTGAATCGGTATTTGGAGCTTTTTTCGGATTTTGGTTGTATCAGGAAAAGTTAAGTGTGATTGGGCTCGTTGGAGCCGGTTTGATTTTGCTGAGTGTTGCTTTGGTACCTTTGTTCACTCAATTTGAAAAAGCTGACATCATAGCCCTTGGTCCTGAGACAGAAAATTCGGGGGCAGTTTAA
- a CDS encoding DUF4336 domain-containing protein yields MSLEMDLGLLRTYLADHKLFGANVGSRMTVIKLKSGELFVHNPIRFTPEIRQNLDDFGLVSTIVAPNDLQHLFIKDFMASYSSAEYIGSPGLRIKRHDLKFSRYFNDEYCPEWKSEIDFVVFQGSKLFHEIVFYHLNSKSLILTDLAMNLKGKYGPLHSLIFWFLGIYHCFATSGKVKSLVKNRILAREALNKMLHWPFERIIMSHGEIILQDGPEQLRKALSWL; encoded by the coding sequence ATGAGTCTGGAGATGGATTTGGGACTTTTGAGAACCTATCTAGCCGATCACAAATTGTTTGGGGCCAATGTTGGATCCCGAATGACAGTGATAAAACTCAAAAGCGGAGAACTCTTTGTTCACAACCCTATTCGGTTCACTCCCGAAATCCGACAGAACCTTGATGACTTCGGCCTCGTCAGCACTATTGTAGCACCGAACGATCTTCAACATCTGTTCATAAAGGATTTTATGGCGAGCTATTCGAGTGCTGAGTATATAGGATCTCCGGGACTCCGGATCAAGCGCCATGATTTAAAATTTTCCCGTTATTTCAATGATGAGTATTGTCCAGAATGGAAATCAGAGATTGATTTTGTCGTGTTCCAGGGGTCAAAATTATTTCATGAAATCGTGTTCTACCATTTAAATTCAAAGAGCCTTATTCTGACTGACCTTGCAATGAATCTGAAGGGAAAATATGGTCCACTTCATAGCCTTATCTTTTGGTTTTTAGGGATTTACCATTGTTTTGCTACGTCCGGTAAAGTGAAGAGTCTTGTAAAAAACCGAATCTTGGCTCGCGAGGCCCTAAATAAGATGCTTCATTGGCCGTTTGAGCGCATTATTATGTCCCATGGAGAAATCATACTTCAAGACGGTCCCGAGCAACTTCGCAAAGCACTCTCCTGGCTATAA
- a CDS encoding cytochrome c produces MKSVFVGALLMVGSVAFAKEPAKLAVCAACHGKNGLGTQPKYPHLAGQQKVYMVTQLKAFKAGERKNPEMQPMAAMLTDADMEELSTYYAGLKK; encoded by the coding sequence ATGAAGTCGGTTTTTGTGGGAGCATTGTTGATGGTGGGTTCTGTGGCATTTGCAAAGGAACCTGCAAAATTGGCTGTGTGTGCAGCTTGTCATGGCAAGAATGGATTGGGCACTCAACCAAAATACCCCCATCTTGCAGGTCAGCAGAAGGTTTATATGGTGACTCAATTGAAAGCCTTCAAAGCGGGCGAGCGTAAGAATCCCGAGATGCAACCCATGGCTGCTATGCTAACCGATGCCGATATGGAAGAGCTATCGACGTATTATGCGGGTCTAAAGAAATAA